One genomic segment of Amycolatopsis sp. Hca4 includes these proteins:
- a CDS encoding deoxyribonuclease IV, whose product MLIGAHVRDDDPLTAVADRKADVVQFFLSDPQGWKAPKPHPHGEAIAADPVEVFIHSPYLINVASLNNKIRIPSRKNVTQHADGAAAIGAKGLIVHGGHVGANDDVEAGLDNWRKLFEREQEKGGFKVPILIENTAGGENAITRDLDVIARLWDKVGEFGAGFCLDTCHAFAAGWDLATAVEKVMAITGRIDLVHLNNSRDEFGSTRDRHANVVKGEGTIDPEVLVAVARAAGAPVVVETPPDGQAADIAYLREQLG is encoded by the coding sequence ATGCTGATTGGCGCCCATGTCCGTGACGACGACCCGTTGACCGCGGTCGCCGACCGCAAAGCCGACGTCGTCCAGTTCTTCCTCTCCGACCCCCAGGGCTGGAAAGCCCCGAAGCCGCACCCGCACGGCGAGGCCATCGCGGCCGACCCGGTCGAGGTGTTCATCCACTCGCCGTACCTGATCAACGTGGCTTCGCTGAACAACAAGATCCGGATCCCGTCCCGCAAGAACGTCACGCAGCACGCGGACGGCGCCGCGGCGATCGGCGCGAAGGGCCTGATCGTGCACGGCGGGCACGTCGGCGCGAACGACGACGTCGAAGCGGGCCTGGACAACTGGCGCAAGCTGTTCGAGCGCGAGCAGGAGAAGGGCGGCTTCAAGGTCCCGATCCTGATCGAGAACACCGCGGGCGGCGAAAACGCGATCACCCGCGACCTCGACGTCATCGCCCGGCTGTGGGACAAGGTCGGCGAGTTCGGTGCCGGGTTCTGCCTGGACACCTGCCACGCCTTCGCGGCGGGCTGGGACCTGGCCACCGCCGTCGAGAAGGTCATGGCCATCACCGGCCGGATCGACCTGGTGCACCTCAACAACTCCCGCGACGAGTTCGGCTCGACCCGGGACCGGCACGCGAACGTCGTCAAGGGCGAGGGCACGATCGACCCCGAGGTGCTGGTCGCCGTCGCCCGCGCGGCCGGTGCCCCGGTCGTCGTCGAGACGCCGCCCGACGGCCAGGCCGCCGACATCGCCTACCTGCGCGAACAGCTGGGCTGA
- the rpsR gene encoding 30S ribosomal protein S18 encodes MAKPPIRKPKKKVCVFCKAEKKGRPELIDYKDTNLLRKYISDRGKIRARRVTGNCSQHQRDIAIAVKNSREMALLPYTSTAR; translated from the coding sequence GTGGCCAAGCCACCCATCCGCAAGCCCAAGAAGAAGGTCTGCGTGTTCTGCAAGGCCGAGAAGAAGGGCCGCCCGGAACTGATCGACTACAAGGACACCAACCTGCTGCGGAAGTACATCTCCGACCGCGGCAAGATCCGTGCCCGTCGCGTCACCGGCAACTGCAGCCAGCACCAGCGTGACATCGCCATCGCGGTCAAGAACTCCCGCGAGATGGCGCTGCTGCCCTACACCTCGACCGCGCGCTAA
- the rpsF gene encoding 30S ribosomal protein S6, translating into MSRHYEVMVILDPTLDERTVAPTLDNFLNVIRTSGGSVEKVDVWGRRRLSYEIKKHAEGIYALLDLNSSSDAVKELDRQLSLQETVLRTKVMRREVKRAAAKPAAAKA; encoded by the coding sequence GTGTCACGCCATTACGAGGTAATGGTCATCCTGGACCCCACGCTCGACGAGCGCACGGTCGCCCCCACGCTGGACAACTTCCTCAACGTGATCCGCACTTCGGGCGGTTCCGTGGAGAAGGTCGACGTCTGGGGCCGCCGCCGCCTTTCGTACGAGATCAAGAAGCACGCCGAGGGCATCTACGCCCTGCTCGACCTGAACTCGTCCTCGGACGCGGTGAAGGAGCTGGACCGCCAGCTGTCGCTGCAGGAGACCGTGCTCCGCACCAAGGTCATGCGTCGCGAGGTCAAGCGCGCCGCGGCCAAGCCCGCAGCCGCCAAGGCCTGA
- a CDS encoding glycosyltransferase family 87 protein → MPEETTREAEPAPVTLTRADRVVPSWNEPLAAAVTRPLGGPLGEHAAVGRHWFWSPQRVGLLLATLALMLCWFGKGSCIQQYQDSSGATQLDWRAGRPFVAMCYSDIVPLYGSERLDRPGTFPYYTSWKESSQTAENNTRYMEYPVLTGLFQWVNAKLAAGWYNIAQSGWLPGGLPVAIYFDITAFFLAIAWLVTVWATGRTVKRRPWDMVLVAISPLVLVHAFTNFDALATAFTATGLLAWARKRPLLAGLLLGLGATAKLYPLFLVGVLFFLCLRAGKLTPFWKTAGATVVTWLAVNVPFILTATRGWWEFFRMSTLRPMDPDSLYNVFSYTTGWPGFDGVLQKNQTPTYLNITVAVLFLTCCAGIAYLALAAPRRPRVGQLAFLVVAAFLLTNKVWSPQYSLWLVPLAVLAIPRWRLLLGWMLIDAVVWVPRMFYYLGVDHKGLPEGWFLGTVVVRDLAVAGLCVLVVREIYRPATDLVRADGDDDPAGGFLDGARDVIIPNATRRRRRAVSV, encoded by the coding sequence GTGCCAGAGGAGACCACGCGGGAGGCGGAACCCGCTCCCGTGACGCTGACCCGGGCGGACCGGGTCGTCCCGAGCTGGAACGAGCCACTCGCCGCGGCCGTCACCAGACCGCTGGGCGGCCCACTCGGTGAGCACGCGGCGGTCGGCAGGCACTGGTTCTGGTCGCCACAGCGCGTCGGGCTGCTGCTGGCCACGCTGGCGCTGATGCTCTGCTGGTTCGGCAAGGGCTCCTGCATCCAGCAGTACCAGGACTCCAGCGGCGCGACCCAGCTCGACTGGCGCGCGGGCCGCCCGTTCGTCGCGATGTGCTACTCCGACATCGTGCCGCTGTACGGCTCCGAGCGGCTCGACCGGCCGGGCACCTTCCCGTACTACACGTCGTGGAAGGAGAGCTCGCAGACCGCCGAGAACAACACCCGGTACATGGAGTACCCGGTGCTCACCGGCCTCTTCCAGTGGGTGAACGCGAAGCTCGCGGCCGGTTGGTACAACATCGCCCAGTCCGGCTGGCTGCCGGGCGGGCTGCCGGTGGCGATCTACTTCGACATCACGGCGTTCTTCCTGGCGATCGCGTGGCTGGTCACCGTGTGGGCGACCGGGCGGACCGTGAAACGCCGGCCGTGGGACATGGTCCTGGTGGCGATCTCGCCGCTGGTGCTGGTGCACGCCTTCACCAACTTCGACGCGCTCGCGACCGCGTTCACGGCCACCGGCCTGCTCGCCTGGGCCCGCAAGCGGCCGCTGCTCGCCGGGCTGCTGCTCGGGCTGGGCGCGACGGCGAAGCTCTACCCGCTCTTCCTGGTCGGCGTGCTGTTCTTCCTGTGCCTGCGCGCGGGCAAGCTGACGCCGTTCTGGAAGACCGCGGGCGCCACCGTCGTGACGTGGCTGGCGGTGAACGTGCCGTTCATCCTCACCGCGACCCGCGGCTGGTGGGAGTTCTTCCGGATGAGCACCCTGCGGCCGATGGACCCGGACTCGCTGTACAACGTCTTCTCGTACACCACCGGCTGGCCCGGGTTCGACGGCGTGCTGCAGAAGAACCAGACGCCGACCTACCTGAACATCACCGTCGCCGTGCTGTTCCTGACCTGCTGCGCCGGGATCGCCTACCTCGCGCTCGCCGCGCCGCGCCGGCCGCGGGTCGGCCAGCTCGCGTTCCTCGTGGTGGCCGCGTTCCTGCTGACGAACAAGGTGTGGAGCCCGCAGTACTCGCTGTGGCTCGTCCCGCTGGCCGTGCTGGCCATCCCGCGCTGGCGGCTGCTGCTCGGCTGGATGCTGATCGACGCCGTCGTCTGGGTGCCGCGGATGTTCTACTACCTCGGCGTCGACCACAAGGGCCTGCCCGAGGGCTGGTTCCTGGGCACGGTGGTGGTCCGCGACCTCGCCGTCGCCGGGCTGTGCGTGCTGGTGGTCCGCGAGATCTACCGCCCGGCCACCGACCTGGTGCGGGCCGACGGCGACGACGACCCGGCCGGCGGCTTCCTCGACGGCGCCCGGGACGTGATCATCCCGAACGCCACCCGGCGCCGCCGGCGGGCCGTGAGCGTTTGA
- the rplI gene encoding 50S ribosomal protein L9: MAKIILTTDVANLGGPGDIVEVKDGYARNYLLPRGYAIVASKGAEKNVRTIQRAQESRRIRDLDHAKEIKATLEGLGAIQLTGKAAEGSKKLFGSITAGEIVEAIKAAGGPLLDKRVIELRDHIKTVGKHSVGARLHPDVKVDVRLEVKAVAQ; this comes from the coding sequence ATGGCGAAGATCATCCTCACCACGGACGTGGCCAACCTGGGCGGCCCCGGCGACATCGTCGAGGTCAAGGACGGCTACGCGCGCAACTACCTGCTCCCGCGGGGCTACGCGATCGTGGCCTCCAAGGGCGCGGAGAAGAACGTGCGCACCATCCAGCGCGCGCAGGAGAGCCGTCGCATCCGCGACCTCGACCACGCCAAGGAGATCAAGGCGACGCTGGAGGGCCTCGGCGCCATCCAGCTGACCGGCAAGGCGGCCGAGGGCTCGAAGAAGCTCTTCGGCTCGATCACCGCCGGCGAGATCGTCGAGGCGATCAAGGCGGCCGGTGGCCCGCTGCTCGACAAGCGCGTCATCGAGCTCCGCGACCACATCAAGACCGTGGGCAAGCACTCGGTCGGCGCCCGGCTGCACCCGGACGTCAAGGTCGACGTGCGGCTCGAGGTCAAGGCCGTCGCGCAGTAA
- a CDS encoding ROK family transcriptional regulator — translation MAETGVNLRDVRAHNRALLLSHILRAGGLSRVELAERTGLTQQAVSKIVPELLDTGLLDEERQPSTGVGKPRTALRIRAGAKHALGARLDRDEYHVLRVNLVGEVEETAGGLLPPGFTPEQAVDAIGATAHELADGFDVLGLGLGAVGPLDHRAGLVRDATNMPGWHDVPLRDLLEQRTGLPVTLDKNTNAAAFARLWPHGEPTATAVVLVGTGIGVGLLIDGRLYRGPRTNAGEFGHTTIAFDGPQCACGRRGCVEIMAKRAPDTRAAAGFLGIGLADLVQVLDLERIVLAGRAVRDEPDVHREAVSARLEELLPLPHWQRIEVVEDGSGEEIVTRGAAAEVLASYYANPA, via the coding sequence ATGGCGGAGACCGGGGTGAACCTGCGCGACGTGCGCGCGCACAACCGCGCCCTGCTGCTCTCCCACATCCTGCGGGCCGGCGGCCTCAGCCGCGTCGAGCTCGCCGAACGCACCGGCCTCACCCAGCAGGCCGTCTCCAAAATCGTCCCCGAGCTGCTGGACACCGGCCTGCTGGACGAGGAACGCCAGCCCTCCACCGGTGTCGGCAAGCCCCGCACGGCCCTGCGCATCCGCGCGGGCGCCAAGCACGCGCTCGGCGCGCGCCTGGACCGCGACGAGTACCACGTGCTGCGCGTCAACCTCGTCGGCGAGGTCGAGGAGACGGCGGGTGGCCTGTTGCCGCCCGGCTTCACGCCCGAGCAGGCCGTCGACGCCATCGGGGCCACCGCGCACGAACTCGCCGACGGCTTCGACGTGCTGGGCCTCGGCCTCGGTGCGGTCGGTCCGCTGGACCACCGGGCCGGCCTGGTCCGCGACGCGACGAACATGCCCGGCTGGCACGACGTGCCCCTGCGCGACCTGCTGGAACAGCGCACCGGGCTACCGGTGACGCTCGACAAGAACACCAACGCCGCCGCGTTCGCCCGGCTCTGGCCGCACGGCGAGCCGACGGCCACCGCGGTGGTGCTCGTCGGCACCGGCATCGGCGTCGGCCTGCTGATCGACGGCCGGCTCTACCGCGGCCCGCGGACCAACGCGGGTGAGTTCGGGCACACCACGATCGCCTTCGACGGGCCGCAGTGCGCCTGCGGGCGGCGCGGCTGCGTCGAGATCATGGCCAAGCGCGCGCCGGACACCCGGGCGGCCGCGGGCTTCCTCGGCATCGGGCTGGCCGACCTGGTGCAGGTGCTCGACCTGGAGCGGATCGTGCTGGCCGGGCGGGCGGTCCGGGACGAGCCGGACGTCCACCGCGAAGCCGTCTCGGCCCGGCTCGAGGAACTGCTGCCGCTGCCGCACTGGCAGCGGATCGAGGTCGTCGAAGACGGCTCCGGCGAGGAGATCGTCACCCGCGGCGCGGCCGCGGAGGTGCTGGCCTCGTACTACGCGAATCCGGCATGA
- a CDS encoding DUF3558 domain-containing protein — protein sequence MNRRLLAVPALACAVLAMAGCGGKTRGTANPAPSTAESAGETSRSTADTAPKVPSPLNTASITSDACATLNASGRSSLGLGEGSPRSTGNGPSCTFQESADPGNQIDVTTVTANKNGLQDVYDTKANDAYWGETQAYGYPGVYAAAADDRKNGKCGLFVAVTDQLVVNILVQYDNGAGAGDPCSVAMKFGESMIRTLGG from the coding sequence GTGAACCGACGACTCCTCGCCGTCCCGGCGCTGGCCTGTGCCGTGCTCGCCATGGCCGGCTGCGGCGGCAAGACCCGCGGCACCGCCAACCCGGCGCCGTCCACGGCCGAATCGGCCGGCGAGACCAGCCGGTCCACCGCCGACACCGCGCCGAAGGTGCCCAGCCCGCTGAACACCGCGTCGATCACCTCGGACGCCTGCGCGACGCTGAACGCGTCCGGGCGTTCCTCGCTGGGCCTCGGCGAGGGCTCGCCGCGCAGCACCGGCAACGGTCCGAGCTGCACGTTCCAGGAGTCCGCCGACCCGGGCAACCAGATCGACGTGACCACGGTGACGGCGAACAAGAACGGCCTCCAGGACGTCTACGACACCAAGGCCAACGACGCCTACTGGGGCGAGACCCAGGCCTACGGCTACCCGGGCGTCTACGCCGCGGCGGCGGACGACCGCAAGAACGGCAAGTGCGGCCTGTTCGTCGCGGTGACCGACCAGCTGGTGGTCAACATCCTGGTGCAGTACGACAACGGTGCCGGGGCGGGGGACCCGTGCTCCGTGGCGATGAAGTTCGGTGAGTCGATGATCCGCACCCTGGGAGGCTGA
- a CDS encoding single-stranded DNA-binding protein, which translates to MAGDTVITVVGNLTSDPELRFTPSGAAVANFTVASTPRTLDRQSGEWKDGEALFLRCNIWRQAAENVAESLTRGARVVVQGRLKQRSFETKEGEKRTVVELEVDEIGPSLRYATAKVNKVSRGGGGDFGGGGGGGGNRGGGGGMPADDPWGSAPAASSGGGGFSDEPPF; encoded by the coding sequence ATGGCTGGAGACACCGTCATCACGGTGGTCGGCAACCTGACGTCCGACCCGGAACTGCGCTTCACCCCGTCCGGTGCGGCGGTCGCGAACTTCACCGTCGCGTCCACCCCGCGCACCCTCGACCGGCAGTCCGGCGAGTGGAAGGACGGCGAGGCGCTGTTCCTGCGCTGCAACATCTGGCGGCAGGCGGCGGAGAACGTCGCCGAGTCCCTGACCCGCGGCGCCCGCGTCGTCGTGCAGGGCCGCCTGAAGCAGCGGTCGTTCGAGACCAAGGAAGGCGAGAAGCGGACCGTCGTCGAGCTCGAGGTCGACGAGATCGGTCCCTCGCTGCGCTACGCCACGGCCAAGGTCAACAAGGTCAGCCGCGGTGGCGGCGGTGACTTCGGCGGCGGCGGCGGTGGCGGTGGGAACCGCGGTGGCGGCGGCGGCATGCCTGCCGACGACCCGTGGGGCTCCGCGCCCGCCGCGAGCAGCGGTGGCGGCGGCTTCTCGGACGAGCCCCCCTTCTGA
- a CDS encoding transglycosylase domain-containing protein, which yields MYTDRNRSRSGRRPVPRGRYQPRRPLPPAAGPDEPADGVAVPPAADPRRRRWRTVRRVLYVLSGLFFLVPAVAFVITYFSVDVPSPATVAQSQGQAVTYLYADGTEMGKDVPTGGNRQILTPGQIPDVVKKAVIATEDASFETNSGFDVSGIARAAYNQVTGGSGGGSTISQQYVKVSSGDDAPTLTRKWVELAKSFKMNQTYDKADIITAYLNIIYFGRGAYGIQAAAQAYFGKDAAQLNYSEAALLAGLIQQPGRSENATVARDRWGTALDRMQRNGYLTAADRKAAKFPAPVPLVESRQATKINPFVRKQVKAELAAAGIPEEKYYSGGFQVFTTIDSRAQEAAEKAVADGMAGQTDDRILDALVAVDPKSGGVLAYYGGAPIVKGPNGEDLAGRDWADEAHNPGSSMKPFDLTAFLKGGRGLNAVFDGRSPRTFPDVPLPVRNAGASSSCSETCTVAEAMQRSTNTVFYDMVLNVTKPGGVAEAAQEAGIRTKETGGRSELFTGDNNISIGGGQTAVTPADMAAAYATFAAGGVQHSRHFVQKVTNSAGETAYEADTRATDAFADNDRGKSRQIAGNVTAALAPVIPFSRLTCPAGHECAGKTGTQQHTPGADEPASAANTNSQTWMVGYTPSVSAAVWVGGDGDKDLRGPTGQPLTPSVVAGPVWQRFMQLYLAGKPAERFDRVQAITSPQDDQLQQQLQFQQQQQQFQQQQQQNQQEQRFTIGRGGNPDQQQQQQQNRVRRDGRGPGRGNGNDTGQSNTGQPNNGP from the coding sequence GTGTACACCGACCGAAATCGCTCGAGGTCCGGCCGGAGGCCGGTGCCGCGTGGTCGTTACCAGCCACGACGGCCCCTCCCGCCCGCGGCTGGACCGGACGAACCCGCCGACGGCGTCGCCGTGCCCCCGGCGGCGGATCCGCGCCGCCGCCGCTGGCGGACCGTCCGCCGGGTGCTGTACGTGCTGTCCGGCCTGTTCTTCCTGGTGCCCGCGGTCGCCTTCGTGATCACCTACTTCTCCGTCGACGTGCCGTCGCCGGCCACGGTCGCGCAGTCGCAGGGCCAGGCGGTCACCTACCTCTACGCCGACGGCACCGAGATGGGCAAGGACGTGCCCACCGGCGGGAACCGGCAGATCCTGACCCCTGGCCAGATCCCGGACGTGGTCAAGAAGGCCGTGATCGCCACCGAAGACGCGTCCTTCGAGACCAACTCCGGCTTCGACGTCTCCGGCATCGCGCGGGCCGCCTACAACCAGGTCACCGGCGGCTCGGGTGGCGGGTCGACGATCTCGCAGCAGTACGTCAAGGTCTCCTCCGGCGACGACGCGCCGACGCTGACGCGCAAGTGGGTCGAGCTCGCGAAGTCGTTCAAGATGAACCAGACCTACGACAAGGCGGACATCATCACCGCCTACCTCAACATCATCTACTTCGGCCGCGGCGCGTACGGCATCCAGGCGGCGGCGCAGGCGTACTTCGGCAAGGACGCGGCCCAGCTGAACTACTCCGAAGCGGCGCTGCTCGCCGGGCTGATCCAGCAACCGGGCCGGTCGGAGAACGCGACGGTCGCCCGCGACCGGTGGGGCACCGCGCTGGACCGCATGCAGCGCAACGGGTACCTCACCGCCGCCGACCGGAAGGCGGCGAAGTTCCCGGCGCCGGTCCCGCTCGTGGAGTCGCGGCAGGCCACCAAGATCAACCCGTTCGTCCGGAAGCAGGTGAAGGCCGAGCTGGCCGCGGCGGGGATCCCCGAGGAGAAGTACTACTCGGGTGGGTTCCAGGTGTTCACCACGATCGACTCGCGGGCGCAGGAAGCCGCCGAGAAGGCCGTGGCCGACGGGATGGCCGGGCAGACCGACGACCGGATCCTCGACGCGCTGGTCGCCGTCGACCCGAAGTCCGGCGGCGTGCTCGCCTACTACGGCGGCGCGCCGATCGTGAAGGGCCCCAACGGCGAGGACCTGGCCGGGCGCGACTGGGCGGACGAAGCCCACAACCCCGGGTCGTCGATGAAACCGTTCGACCTCACGGCGTTCCTCAAGGGCGGCCGCGGGCTCAACGCGGTCTTCGACGGCCGCTCGCCGCGGACGTTCCCCGACGTGCCGCTGCCGGTGCGCAACGCCGGCGCCAGCAGCAGCTGCTCGGAGACGTGCACGGTGGCCGAGGCGATGCAGCGGTCCACCAACACCGTCTTCTACGACATGGTGCTCAACGTGACCAAGCCCGGCGGGGTGGCCGAAGCCGCGCAGGAGGCGGGCATCCGCACGAAGGAAACCGGTGGCCGCAGCGAGCTGTTCACCGGGGACAACAACATCTCCATCGGCGGCGGCCAGACCGCGGTCACCCCGGCCGACATGGCTGCGGCGTACGCGACCTTCGCCGCCGGCGGCGTCCAGCACAGCCGCCACTTCGTGCAGAAGGTGACGAACTCCGCGGGCGAAACCGCCTACGAGGCCGACACGCGCGCGACGGACGCCTTCGCGGACAACGACCGCGGCAAGAGCAGGCAGATCGCCGGGAACGTGACCGCCGCGCTGGCGCCGGTGATCCCGTTCTCGCGGCTGACCTGCCCGGCCGGCCACGAGTGCGCCGGCAAGACCGGCACCCAGCAGCACACACCCGGCGCGGACGAACCGGCGTCCGCGGCGAACACGAACTCGCAGACGTGGATGGTGGGCTACACGCCATCGGTGTCCGCCGCGGTCTGGGTGGGCGGCGACGGCGACAAGGACCTGCGCGGCCCGACCGGCCAGCCGCTGACGCCGTCGGTGGTGGCCGGCCCGGTCTGGCAGCGGTTCATGCAGCTCTACCTGGCCGGGAAGCCGGCCGAGCGGTTCGACCGCGTCCAGGCGATCACCTCGCCGCAGGACGACCAGCTGCAGCAGCAGCTCCAGTTCCAGCAGCAACAGCAGCAGTTCCAGCAGCAGCAACAGCAGAACCAGCAGGAGCAGCGCTTCACCATCGGCCGCGGCGGCAACCCGGACCAGCAGCAGCAACAGCAGCAGAACCGGGTGCGGCGCGACGGCCGGGGTCCCGGCCGTGGCAACGGGAACGACACCGGCCAGTCGAACACCGGTCAGCCGAACAACGGCCCGTGA
- a CDS encoding Gfo/Idh/MocA family oxidoreductase, producing the protein MADDLRVGILGYGIGGRVFHAPLVAATPGLTPAVITTSSNAAQARADHPGAEVVPNADALFERAGDLDLVVVSTPNRTHVPLALRAIEAGLPVVVDKPFAPTAAEAQQVVDAAKAAGVGLTVFQNRRLDSDFLTVRKVLDSGRLGEVFRFESRYDRWVPKPKDNWREFGDPAEAGGLLYDLGAHIVDQALQLFGPVTRVYAEVDRRRAGVQVDDDVFVALHHANGVRSHLWATALAATLNPRFRVLGDRATFTKYGLDVQEPQIKAGLRPGDAGWGAEPAGDAGKLGVGPEIETVPTEVGRYEQFYAEVRDALRGEGEFPVDPASSVAALRVIEAAHRSGVEGTVVDL; encoded by the coding sequence ATGGCGGACGACTTGCGCGTGGGCATCCTCGGGTACGGCATCGGGGGACGCGTCTTCCACGCGCCGCTGGTGGCGGCGACGCCCGGGCTCACCCCGGCGGTGATCACGACGTCGAGCAACGCCGCGCAGGCCCGCGCCGACCACCCGGGCGCCGAGGTGGTGCCGAACGCGGACGCGTTGTTCGAGCGCGCGGGCGACCTCGACCTCGTCGTGGTCAGCACGCCCAACCGCACGCACGTGCCGCTCGCGCTGCGGGCGATCGAAGCCGGCCTGCCGGTGGTCGTCGACAAGCCGTTCGCGCCGACCGCCGCCGAGGCGCAGCAGGTCGTCGACGCGGCGAAGGCGGCGGGCGTCGGCCTGACGGTCTTCCAGAACCGGCGGCTCGACTCCGACTTCCTCACCGTGCGGAAGGTCCTCGACTCGGGACGGCTCGGCGAGGTGTTCCGCTTCGAGTCCCGCTACGACCGCTGGGTGCCGAAGCCCAAGGACAACTGGCGCGAGTTCGGCGACCCGGCCGAGGCAGGCGGCCTGCTCTACGACCTCGGCGCGCACATCGTCGACCAGGCGCTGCAGCTGTTCGGCCCGGTCACCCGCGTCTACGCGGAGGTCGACCGCCGCCGGGCAGGCGTCCAGGTCGACGACGACGTCTTCGTCGCGCTGCACCACGCGAACGGCGTCCGCTCGCACCTGTGGGCGACCGCGCTCGCGGCCACCCTGAACCCGCGGTTCCGCGTTCTCGGCGACCGGGCGACGTTCACCAAGTACGGCCTCGACGTGCAGGAGCCGCAGATCAAGGCGGGCCTGCGCCCCGGCGACGCCGGCTGGGGCGCCGAGCCCGCGGGAGACGCCGGGAAGCTCGGCGTCGGCCCGGAGATCGAGACCGTGCCCACCGAGGTCGGTCGCTACGAGCAGTTCTACGCCGAGGTGCGCGACGCCCTGCGCGGCGAAGGCGAGTTCCCGGTCGACCCGGCGTCGTCGGTCGCGGCCCTGCGCGTCATCGAGGCGGCCCACCGCTCCGGCGTCGAAGGCACCGTGGTCGACCTCTGA